From a region of the Castanea sativa cultivar Marrone di Chiusa Pesio chromosome 10, ASM4071231v1 genome:
- the LOC142612254 gene encoding uncharacterized protein LOC142612254: MKRCRCTESVAPLWKYVTKLKKAAVGGGNVTFRCNYCEKTFKGSYSRVKAHLLKLSNYGIQPCGKVGDEYLNEMQKLEDAYEESSRRLKKPKLGSLPSDSPSSPHLGPTLSSTATNSLIARIFYYAGLPFHFAKNPYWIEMIKFASNNNLAGYIPPGYNKLRTTLLHKEKVHIEKLLKSIKDTWKERYLSIVSDGWTDPQKRPLINFMATSKKGPLFIKSINGTKEYKDKHFISDLFLKVIGEVGHTHVVQVITDNASVMKATRSIVEAEYPHIFWSPCVVHTLNLALKNICAPKNSL; this comes from the exons ATGAAAAGATGCCGATGCACTGAGTCAGTTGCTCCTCTATGGAAATATGTTACTAAGTTAAAAAAAGCAGCTGTTGGTGGTGGGAATGTTACTTTTAGAtgtaactattgtgaaaaaactTTTAAGGGGTCTTATTCAAGGGTGAAGGCACACTTGTTAAAACTGTCTAATTATGGAATACAACCATGTGGTAAGGTTGGAGATGAGTATCTAAATGAAATGCAAAAATTAGAAGATGCGTATGAGGAATCTTCGCGTAGATTGAAGAAGCCTAAGCTAGGGTCTTTACCATCTGATTCTCCTAGTAGTCCTCATTTGGGTCCTACTCTCAGTAGTACAGCTACAA ATTCTCTTATTGCTAGGATATTTTATTATGCTGGTTTACCCTTTCATTTTGCTAAGAACCCGTATTGGATTGAGATGATCAAATTTGCAAGTAATAATAATTTAGCGGGCTATATACCTCCGGGTTACAATAAATTAAGAACAACTTTGTTGCATAAAGAGAAGGTACATATTGAGAAGTTGTTGAAGTCAATTAAAGACACTTGGAAAGAAAGGTATTTAAGCATAGTAAGTGATGGGTGGACAGATCCACAAAAAAGGCCACTTATCAATTTTATGGCTACATCAAAGAAAGGGCCACTTTTTATCAAATCCATTAATGGTACCAAAGAGTACAAAGACAAGCACTTCATTTCTGATTTGTTTCTAAAGGTCATTGGTGAGGTTGGGCATACTCATGTTGTCCAAGTTATTACTGATAATGCATCTGTTATGAAAGCTACAAGATCTATTGTTGAAGCTGAATATCCTCATATATTTTGGTCACCTTGTGTTGTGCATACCCTCAATTTGGCCTTGAAGAATATATGTGCACCTAAGAATTCTTTGTAG
- the LOC142612252 gene encoding uncharacterized protein LOC142612252: MNVTGLHVVAETRFASIIIMLKRLFQVKRHLRNMVISEEWMSYREDDVGKAQTVRDYVLNDLWWDKVAYILRFIGPIYEMLRVANTDAPILHKVYEMWDSMIENVKKEIYQQEGKEEYKESPFYDVVHAILIERYYTNQWIEEVKGHVTPHKDAELSTERNKCLKRFFPDIDDRKNVTMEFGLFSGIRAYDDDNMDDRWILDPMLWWSNYGFNTI, encoded by the exons ATGAATGTAACTGGATTGCACGTTGTTGCTGAAACACGATTTGCTTCAATAATCATCATGCTTAAAAGATTGTTTCAAGTAAAACGGCATCTTCGAAATATGGTCATTAGTGAGGAATGGATGTCATATAGAGAAGATGATGTAGGAAAAGCTCAAACTGTGAGGGATTATGTTTTGAATGATTTGTGGTGGGACAAGGTTGCATATATTCTGAGATTCATAGGACCTATTTATGAGATGCTTCGAGTGGCTAACACGGATGCACCCATTCTCCATAAGGTGTATGAAATGTGGGATTCCATGATAGaaaatgtgaagaaagaaatataccAGCAGGAAGGCAAGGAAGAATATAAGGAGTCTCCATTCTATGATGTGGTACATGCTATACTTATTGAACG GTATTATACTAATCAATGGATTGAGGAAGTCAAAGGTCATGTTACGCCACACAAGGATGCTGAACTTTCTACAGAGAGAAACAAGTGCCTCAAAAGATTCTTTCCTGATATTGATGATAGGAAGAATGTTACTATGGAGTTTGGTTTGTTTTCAGGAATTAGGGCTTATGATGATGATAACATGGATGATAGGTGGATCTTGGATCCAATGCTTTGGTGGTCAAATTATGGGTTCAACACAATATAA